The proteins below are encoded in one region of Shewanella algae:
- a CDS encoding SDR family oxidoreductase produces the protein MFDYQGKYVVVVGGTSGINLCIAKAFAVAGAHVAVASRNPEKVAAAVALLNEANPQGQHLGLSFDVRDLPALEQGFAVLAQSFPHIDVLVSGAAGNFPASAAKLSANGFKSVMDIDLLGSFQVLKQAYPMLKRPGASIIQISAPQAYIAMPMQIHVCAAKAGVDMLTRTLALEWGPEGIRINSLVPGPIAGTEGFNRLAPSAQLQQQVAESVPLKRNGEGEDLANAALFMASPMASYITGTILPVDGGWSLGGASAAMSQLGALAAKQESSK, from the coding sequence ATGTTCGATTATCAGGGTAAGTATGTAGTGGTCGTCGGGGGTACCAGCGGCATTAACCTCTGTATCGCCAAGGCGTTCGCAGTTGCCGGTGCCCATGTGGCGGTTGCCAGCCGTAATCCGGAAAAAGTGGCAGCCGCGGTGGCGTTATTGAATGAAGCCAATCCACAAGGTCAACATCTGGGCCTGAGCTTCGATGTCAGGGATTTGCCGGCACTCGAGCAAGGCTTTGCCGTCTTGGCCCAGAGTTTCCCGCATATCGATGTGCTTGTCAGTGGCGCCGCCGGCAATTTCCCCGCCAGCGCCGCCAAGCTCAGTGCCAACGGTTTTAAATCTGTTATGGATATCGATTTGCTGGGCAGTTTTCAGGTGTTGAAGCAAGCCTATCCCATGCTTAAGCGCCCTGGCGCCAGCATTATTCAAATTTCGGCGCCGCAGGCGTATATTGCCATGCCGATGCAGATCCACGTTTGCGCCGCCAAGGCGGGCGTCGATATGTTGACCCGCACCCTGGCTTTGGAATGGGGGCCAGAGGGTATTCGGATAAACTCCCTGGTACCCGGGCCGATTGCCGGTACCGAAGGGTTCAATCGCCTGGCGCCGTCGGCGCAGTTGCAGCAACAGGTGGCCGAGAGTGTGCCATTAAAACGCAACGGTGAGGGGGAAGACTTGGCCAATGCTGCACTCTTTATGGCATCGCCAATGGCTTCGTATATTACCGGAACCATATTACCGGTTGACGGCGGTTGGTCGCTTGGCGGTGCCAGTGCGGCCATGAGTCAGCTCGGGGCACTGGCAGCAAAGCAAGAATCAAGTAAGTAG
- a CDS encoding Na+/H+ antiporter NhaC family protein, which yields MSEPTALSLVPPIVVLVLAIWLRRPILALIIGAVSGLLLLDPSQVLNSFADISLKVMADETIGWLILVCGSFGALIALLVRTGGALAFGRKALKLAKGPRSSLLMTFVLGLVIFIDDYLNALTVGETMKRVTDRFKISREMLAYVVDSTAAPVCVLVPLSTWAVFFGGLLVNNGVAAEGEGIQIYMQAIPYMFYAWLAVAMVLLVILGIVPAIGPMKKAQLAAAAGNPAKEQIDLDEVQTSDEYAVRAMEEEFEQADKQGKLHNFLVPILLLVGFTVYFDIDVWKGLLATLVITLPYYAVQRLMPLSEMMDQMIDGFKSMLPAIGTVIAAFVFKDVCDQLLLPQYVIESLSPFMTPKLLPAVVFVAMAILAFATGSSWGIFAVTIPIVMPLAQSVGADIPLVIGALLSASSFGSQACFYSDSTVLAAQGSGCNLVSHAVTQLPYALIAAVLTFIGFIIVA from the coding sequence ATGTCTGAGCCGACAGCGTTAAGTCTTGTTCCCCCCATAGTTGTATTGGTGCTGGCCATTTGGCTGCGTCGTCCCATCCTGGCCTTAATCATAGGTGCCGTCAGCGGGCTATTGCTTCTTGACCCCAGTCAGGTGCTGAACAGCTTTGCCGATATCTCTCTCAAGGTGATGGCCGATGAGACCATAGGTTGGTTAATCCTGGTGTGTGGCAGTTTCGGTGCCCTGATTGCCTTGTTGGTGCGCACAGGTGGCGCCTTGGCCTTTGGCCGTAAAGCGCTCAAACTCGCCAAAGGGCCACGCTCATCTCTGCTGATGACCTTTGTGCTAGGCCTGGTGATCTTTATTGATGATTACCTGAATGCACTCACAGTAGGCGAAACCATGAAACGGGTTACAGACAGGTTCAAGATTTCCCGTGAGATGCTGGCCTATGTGGTTGACTCCACCGCAGCGCCGGTATGTGTGTTGGTGCCGCTATCCACCTGGGCGGTGTTTTTTGGCGGACTTCTGGTCAACAACGGTGTGGCCGCCGAAGGCGAGGGGATCCAAATTTATATGCAGGCGATCCCGTATATGTTTTACGCTTGGTTGGCGGTTGCCATGGTGTTGCTGGTCATCCTTGGCATAGTACCGGCAATAGGACCAATGAAAAAGGCGCAGCTCGCAGCGGCGGCCGGCAATCCGGCCAAAGAGCAGATAGATCTGGATGAAGTTCAGACTTCAGATGAATATGCCGTGCGCGCCATGGAGGAGGAGTTTGAGCAGGCCGACAAGCAAGGTAAGCTGCATAACTTCCTGGTGCCAATTTTGCTGTTGGTTGGTTTTACCGTTTACTTTGATATCGATGTCTGGAAAGGCTTGTTGGCAACACTGGTGATTACCCTGCCATATTACGCGGTGCAGCGTTTGATGCCCTTGTCCGAGATGATGGATCAGATGATAGATGGCTTCAAGAGCATGCTGCCGGCCATAGGCACGGTTATCGCCGCCTTTGTGTTTAAGGATGTTTGCGACCAACTGCTGCTGCCTCAATATGTGATTGAGTCCCTGAGTCCCTTTATGACGCCAAAACTCTTGCCTGCAGTGGTGTTTGTGGCCATGGCGATTCTGGCCTTTGCCACCGGGTCCAGCTGGGGGATTTTTGCGGTGACCATTCCCATAGTGATGCCGCTGGCTCAATCTGTGGGGGCTGATATTCCGCTGGTGATAGGTGCCTTGCTGTCGGCTTCATCTTTTGGTAGCCAGGCTTGCTTCTACTCGGACTCCACCGTTCTGGCGGCGCAAGGGTCGGGCTGTAACCTGGTAAGCCATGCGGTGACCCAGTTACCCTATGCCTTGATAGCGGCAGTACTTACCTTTATTGGCTTTATCATAGTTGCCTGA
- a CDS encoding YchE family NAAT transporter, giving the protein MDLTLYVKFFLGLVAIINPVGLLPVFVSLTSHQTEAERNHTAKISNFAVVVILLVTTVAGQYILNMFSISLSAFRIAGGTLIAIIAMSMLQGKLGEVKRNQEEDREASAMESVAVVPLALPLMAGPGAISSVIVFAAEHKGLANLLAMSVTVALFGLLSFALFRMASVINKLLGKTGINVITRLMGLLMLSIGIEVIAAGFKGLFPNLLG; this is encoded by the coding sequence TTGGATTTGACCCTGTACGTTAAATTTTTCCTCGGACTGGTGGCTATCATCAACCCGGTGGGCCTGTTGCCGGTATTTGTCAGCCTCACCAGTCACCAGACTGAGGCTGAGCGTAATCATACTGCCAAAATATCCAACTTTGCCGTGGTGGTGATCCTCCTGGTTACCACAGTGGCGGGTCAGTATATATTGAATATGTTCAGTATTTCGCTGTCGGCATTCCGAATTGCCGGCGGTACACTGATTGCCATCATCGCCATGTCCATGTTGCAGGGAAAGCTGGGCGAGGTGAAACGCAACCAGGAAGAGGACAGGGAAGCCTCGGCGATGGAATCGGTTGCTGTGGTGCCGCTGGCTTTGCCGCTAATGGCCGGTCCGGGGGCTATCAGCTCTGTCATCGTCTTTGCCGCCGAGCATAAAGGCCTGGCCAATCTGCTGGCCATGTCGGTGACTGTGGCCCTGTTTGGTCTGCTCAGCTTTGCATTGTTCAGAATGGCTTCGGTTATCAATAAGCTCCTCGGCAAGACAGGGATTAACGTGATCACCCGTCTGATGGGACTCTTGATGCTATCCATCGGCATAGAGGTAATAGCAGCAGGCTTCAAGGGATTGTTTCCCAACTTACTGGGATAA
- a CDS encoding DUF2058 domain-containing protein, producing MANALQEQLLKAGLASKQKVRDVKTQKKRNRKSNIDDGSAELKAQIAQQKKQQAEKDKALNEQRFAEATEKGLVRGLVTEVKQNAVALPKDGEIKFNYTLENKIYPLYINEKLQSQLLGGRLGIVRIEQSSYLVPHKLAERVNLLVPAWCGYLWQAENNAAQVTEEDDPYADYVIPDDLMW from the coding sequence ATGGCAAACGCATTACAGGAACAGTTGCTCAAGGCGGGTCTCGCCAGCAAGCAAAAAGTTCGCGATGTCAAAACCCAAAAGAAACGTAACCGCAAGTCCAATATTGATGACGGCTCTGCTGAGCTGAAGGCGCAGATCGCTCAGCAGAAAAAGCAGCAGGCAGAAAAGGACAAGGCGCTCAATGAGCAACGCTTTGCCGAGGCCACAGAGAAAGGTTTGGTCCGTGGCCTGGTCACCGAAGTTAAGCAAAATGCGGTGGCGCTGCCGAAAGATGGCGAGATCAAGTTCAACTATACCCTGGAGAACAAGATATACCCCTTGTATATCAATGAAAAACTTCAGAGTCAGTTACTCGGTGGCCGCTTGGGGATAGTACGTATTGAGCAAAGCAGCTATCTGGTGCCTCATAAACTCGCCGAGCGGGTTAATCTGTTGGTGCCGGCTTGGTGTGGCTATTTGTGGCAGGCCGAGAACAACGCCGCGCAAGTAACGGAAGAAGACGACCCTTACGCAGATTATGTCATTCCGGACGATCTTATGTGGTAA
- a CDS encoding anti-phage deoxyguanosine triphosphatase, with the protein MSQAHWQARREPNNSQRREDNRSPYQRDRARILHSAAFRRLQAKTQVLGVGMNDFYRTRLTHSLEVSQIGTGIAAQLKQHYPEMAFLLDSMSLLEALCLAHDIGHPPYGHGGEVALNYMMREHGGFEGNGQTFRILTRLEPYTEHFGMNLTRRTLLGVLKYPAPVRTLKVDRPQPELSHYRQLRPSQWPPVKGIFDDDEAILDWVLEPLDSKDKQSFLSHYSPGEGLHRRTHFKSFDCTIMELADDIAYAVHDLEDAIVMGIVTGANWQEDMRAPLQAIEDEWIQSQLGNIELKLFSRKHHLRKDAIGTLVNALVTAIKIDENPDFAEPLLRFNAKLEPAFAELLELLKQFVLKYVVRKPEIQMLEYKGQQIVMELFEAFASDPLRLLPHNTQSRWQQANCKGENSHRVIADYISGMTDEFAARLHQQLFSPKGGAIIDLSQNY; encoded by the coding sequence ATGAGCCAAGCCCACTGGCAAGCCAGGCGCGAGCCCAATAACAGTCAGCGCCGAGAAGATAATCGCAGTCCCTATCAGAGAGACAGAGCCAGAATTCTACACTCTGCCGCCTTTCGGCGCTTACAGGCCAAGACTCAGGTGCTTGGGGTGGGCATGAACGACTTTTACCGCACCCGCCTGACCCACTCACTGGAAGTCTCGCAAATAGGCACGGGCATTGCCGCCCAGTTGAAGCAGCACTATCCCGAAATGGCCTTTTTGCTCGACTCCATGAGTCTGCTCGAAGCCCTATGCCTGGCCCATGATATAGGTCACCCACCCTACGGCCATGGCGGCGAGGTGGCGCTCAACTACATGATGCGTGAGCACGGCGGCTTTGAAGGCAACGGCCAAACCTTCAGAATCCTTACCCGGCTCGAACCCTATACCGAACACTTTGGCATGAACCTGACCCGGCGCACCCTGCTCGGTGTACTCAAATACCCGGCGCCGGTACGCACACTGAAAGTGGATAGACCTCAGCCGGAACTGAGTCACTATCGTCAGCTAAGGCCGAGCCAATGGCCGCCGGTGAAAGGGATTTTCGATGATGATGAAGCTATCCTCGATTGGGTACTTGAGCCGCTGGACAGTAAAGACAAGCAGAGCTTTCTCAGTCATTACAGCCCGGGGGAAGGGCTGCACCGACGCACTCACTTCAAGTCGTTCGACTGCACCATTATGGAGCTGGCCGATGATATCGCCTATGCGGTGCACGATCTCGAAGATGCCATAGTAATGGGGATAGTCACCGGCGCGAATTGGCAAGAGGATATGCGTGCTCCGCTACAGGCCATTGAAGATGAGTGGATCCAAAGCCAGCTCGGGAATATTGAGCTCAAGCTGTTTTCCCGCAAACATCACTTGCGCAAGGATGCCATAGGGACCCTGGTCAATGCGCTGGTCACCGCCATCAAAATCGACGAGAACCCGGACTTTGCCGAACCCTTGCTCAGATTCAATGCCAAGTTGGAACCGGCCTTTGCCGAGTTGCTGGAGCTGCTGAAACAGTTTGTCCTCAAATATGTGGTGCGTAAGCCCGAGATCCAGATGCTGGAGTACAAGGGCCAACAGATAGTGATGGAGCTGTTTGAAGCCTTTGCCTCGGATCCTCTGAGGCTCCTGCCCCACAATACCCAATCACGCTGGCAACAGGCCAACTGCAAGGGGGAAAACAGCCACAGAGTGATAGCAGACTATATCTCGGGAATGACAGATGAGTTTGCCGCCAGGCTGCATCAACAACTGTTCAGCCCCAAAGGCGGTGCCATCATAGACTTGAGCCAGAATTACTGA
- the yfbR gene encoding 5'-deoxynucleotidase, with product MSHLFAHLARMKLIQRWPLMYNVRPENVQEHSLQVAMVAHALAIISNRKFNGQYSPDRAATLAIFHDAGEILTGDLPTPVKYFNAEIEAEYKKIEAIAEARLLEMVPEEFRDDYRSLFISDSAELSHRKLVKSADTLCAYLKCLEEKRAGNNEFNSARKRLETMLDANPDPAVAYFREHFIPSFTLDLDEINQLL from the coding sequence ATGAGTCACCTTTTTGCCCACCTGGCCAGGATGAAGTTAATTCAGCGTTGGCCCTTGATGTATAACGTCCGCCCCGAGAATGTGCAGGAACATTCATTGCAGGTTGCCATGGTGGCCCATGCGCTGGCCATCATCAGTAACCGTAAGTTCAATGGCCAATATTCGCCCGATCGCGCCGCGACCCTGGCCATCTTTCACGATGCCGGCGAAATACTTACCGGCGATCTGCCCACTCCGGTCAAATACTTCAATGCCGAGATAGAGGCCGAATACAAGAAGATTGAAGCCATAGCCGAAGCCAGGCTGCTGGAGATGGTGCCCGAAGAGTTTCGTGACGATTACCGCTCGCTGTTTATCAGTGATAGCGCCGAGCTCAGCCATCGCAAGTTGGTCAAGTCTGCCGATACGCTGTGCGCTTATCTCAAGTGTCTCGAAGAAAAACGCGCCGGAAACAACGAGTTCAACAGTGCCCGCAAGCGACTCGAAACCATGCTGGATGCCAACCCCGACCCGGCAGTGGCATATTTTCGCGAGCATTTTATTCCCAGTTTCACCCTGGATCTGGATGAAATCAATCAACTGCTCTAG
- the adhE gene encoding bifunctional acetaldehyde-CoA/alcohol dehydrogenase: protein MKVTNTEELDLLLERVSQAQAKFAGFSQQQVDKIFRAAALAAADARIVLAKQAAAETSMGVLEDKVIKNHFASEYIYNKYKDEKTCGILEEDDTFGTITIAEPVGIICGIVPTTNPTSTAIFKALISLKTRNAIVFSPHPRAKASTVAAARIVLDAAIKAGAPEDIIGWIDEPSVALSNHLMTHEKINLILATGGPGMVKAAYSSGKPAIGVGAGNTPVVIDETADIKRAVASILMSKTFDNGVVCASEQAVVVLDSIYQAVRERFAHHGGYLLSDEECLAVKQVILKDGALNAAIVGQSAARIAEMSGFSVPNWTKVLIGEVDEITEAEAFAHEKLSPLLGMYRAKDFDEALDKADALVKLGGIGHTSGLYTDQDTQVQRVKRFGERMKTARILINTPASQGGIGDLYNFKLAPSLTLGCGSWGGNSISENVGPSHLINKKTVAKRAENMLWHKLPSSIYFRRGSLPIALEELADKRRALIVTDKFLFNNGYCDETIKILKGLGLDTEVFYEVEADPTLAVVRAGTKVAESFQPDVIIALGGGSPMDAAKIIWVMYEHPQVDFADLALRFMDIRKRIYKFPKLGRKAKMVAIPTTSGTGSEVTPFAVVTDEKTGAKYPIADYELTPNMAIVDPNLVMDMPKSLTAFGGIDAITHALEAYVSVMANEYSDGQALQALSLLVEHLPKAYEEGAAAPIAREKVHNGATIAGIAFANAFLGICHSMAHKLGAEFHLPHGLANALLISNVIRFNATDLPTKQAAFSQYDRPKALCRYAAIADHLKLTDAGLSDAEKVERLIAKIEQLKLALGIPASIQEAGVKEADFLDKLDELAEDAFDDQCTGANPRYPLIGELKALLLASFYGETYRD, encoded by the coding sequence ATGAAAGTCACCAATACCGAGGAACTGGATCTGTTACTGGAAAGAGTCAGCCAGGCTCAGGCGAAATTCGCCGGCTTCAGTCAGCAGCAAGTCGACAAGATATTTCGCGCTGCAGCGCTGGCTGCCGCCGATGCCAGAATTGTGCTGGCGAAACAGGCCGCCGCCGAAACCTCCATGGGAGTACTGGAGGACAAAGTGATTAAAAACCACTTTGCTTCCGAGTATATCTACAACAAGTACAAGGATGAAAAGACCTGCGGCATTCTGGAAGAAGACGACACCTTCGGCACCATCACTATCGCCGAGCCCGTGGGGATCATCTGCGGCATAGTACCGACAACCAACCCTACCTCCACCGCTATCTTCAAGGCGCTGATCAGCCTGAAAACCCGTAATGCCATAGTGTTCTCCCCACATCCCAGGGCCAAGGCATCCACAGTCGCGGCTGCCCGAATAGTACTGGATGCCGCCATCAAGGCCGGGGCTCCCGAGGACATTATAGGTTGGATAGATGAACCCAGTGTCGCACTATCCAATCATCTAATGACCCACGAAAAGATAAATCTCATACTGGCCACCGGCGGCCCGGGTATGGTGAAGGCCGCCTACTCTTCCGGGAAACCGGCTATCGGTGTCGGCGCAGGTAACACACCTGTGGTTATCGATGAAACCGCGGATATCAAACGGGCTGTGGCCTCCATCCTGATGTCAAAAACCTTCGATAACGGTGTGGTGTGCGCCTCCGAACAAGCGGTAGTAGTGCTCGACAGCATCTATCAGGCGGTGCGGGAGCGCTTCGCCCATCACGGCGGCTATCTGCTCAGTGACGAAGAATGCCTTGCGGTGAAACAGGTTATTCTCAAAGACGGCGCCCTCAACGCCGCCATTGTTGGCCAGAGTGCCGCGCGCATTGCCGAAATGTCCGGCTTCAGTGTACCGAACTGGACCAAGGTACTGATCGGTGAGGTGGATGAAATAACTGAAGCCGAAGCCTTCGCCCATGAAAAGCTTTCGCCGCTGCTTGGTATGTACCGCGCCAAAGACTTTGACGAGGCGCTTGATAAGGCCGATGCCTTGGTGAAACTCGGTGGTATCGGCCATACCTCTGGGCTCTATACCGATCAGGATACCCAGGTGCAGCGGGTCAAGCGTTTCGGTGAGCGAATGAAAACCGCTCGAATTCTGATCAATACCCCGGCATCTCAAGGCGGGATCGGCGATCTCTATAACTTCAAACTGGCGCCCTCCCTCACCCTGGGCTGTGGCTCCTGGGGCGGCAACTCCATTTCGGAGAATGTGGGTCCGAGTCACCTTATCAACAAGAAAACCGTCGCCAAGAGGGCCGAGAATATGTTGTGGCACAAGCTTCCATCTTCCATCTATTTCCGCCGCGGCAGCCTACCCATAGCACTGGAAGAGTTGGCCGACAAACGCCGCGCCTTGATAGTGACAGACAAGTTTCTGTTCAATAACGGCTACTGCGATGAAACCATCAAAATCCTCAAAGGCTTGGGGCTGGATACCGAGGTGTTTTATGAAGTGGAGGCCGATCCTACCCTGGCTGTGGTTCGCGCCGGAACCAAGGTGGCCGAGAGCTTCCAACCGGATGTGATCATAGCCCTTGGTGGCGGCTCACCCATGGACGCCGCCAAGATCATCTGGGTGATGTATGAACATCCTCAGGTGGACTTTGCCGATCTGGCGCTGCGCTTCATGGATATTCGCAAGCGTATCTACAAGTTCCCCAAACTTGGACGCAAGGCCAAGATGGTGGCTATCCCCACCACTTCAGGAACCGGCTCTGAAGTCACACCATTTGCCGTGGTGACCGATGAGAAGACAGGTGCCAAATATCCCATCGCCGATTATGAGCTGACCCCCAATATGGCGATTGTGGATCCCAACCTGGTGATGGATATGCCCAAATCCCTGACAGCCTTTGGTGGTATCGATGCCATTACCCATGCCTTGGAGGCCTATGTCAGCGTGATGGCCAACGAGTACAGTGACGGCCAGGCATTGCAGGCCTTGAGTCTTCTGGTTGAGCACTTGCCCAAAGCCTATGAAGAAGGCGCTGCAGCGCCGATTGCCCGCGAAAAAGTGCACAACGGCGCCACTATTGCCGGTATCGCCTTTGCCAACGCTTTCTTGGGAATATGTCACTCTATGGCCCATAAATTGGGTGCCGAATTCCATCTGCCCCACGGTTTGGCCAATGCTCTGCTCATAAGCAATGTCATCCGTTTCAACGCCACCGACCTGCCTACCAAGCAAGCCGCCTTCAGCCAGTATGACAGACCCAAGGCGCTCTGCCGCTATGCCGCCATTGCCGATCACCTCAAGCTGACAGACGCTGGGCTGAGTGACGCCGAAAAAGTCGAGCGTTTGATAGCCAAAATCGAGCAGTTGAAGCTGGCTTTGGGGATCCCGGCCTCGATTCAGGAAGCCGGTGTCAAAGAAGCCGATTTCCTGGATAAGCTCGATGAACTGGCTGAAGATGCTTTTGATGATCAGTGTACAGGCGCCAATCCCAGGTATCCCTTGATAGGTGAACTGAAAGCTTTGCTGCTGGCGAGCTTCTATGGTGAAACGTATCGTGACTGA
- the pyrF gene encoding orotidine-5'-phosphate decarboxylase, with amino-acid sequence MTETPIVVALDFDNKFKALQLIDKLDPSMCRLKVGKEMFTLFGPQLVKEIHDRGFDLFLDLKFHDIPNTVAKAVTAAAEMGVWMVNVHASGGLAMMEAARRALLPYGDNAPLLIAVTVLTSMSDDELKLIGVEGSAEDQVRRLARLTQKAGLDGVVCSARESSMLKAELGADFKLVTPGIRPAGSDAGDQKRIMTPAEAMAAGSDYLVIGRPITQAADPLATLQAIHQSLA; translated from the coding sequence ATGACAGAGACACCTATTGTGGTCGCCTTGGACTTTGATAACAAATTCAAAGCATTGCAACTTATTGATAAGTTGGATCCGTCTATGTGCCGCCTTAAGGTAGGCAAAGAGATGTTTACCCTGTTCGGGCCTCAACTGGTGAAAGAGATCCATGACCGTGGGTTTGATCTGTTTCTTGACCTGAAGTTTCACGACATTCCCAACACAGTGGCCAAGGCGGTCACTGCTGCCGCCGAAATGGGCGTCTGGATGGTGAATGTCCACGCCAGTGGCGGCCTCGCCATGATGGAAGCCGCCCGCCGAGCATTGCTGCCTTACGGGGATAACGCCCCCTTGCTGATTGCCGTTACTGTGCTGACTTCAATGAGCGACGATGAGCTCAAGCTTATTGGTGTTGAAGGCAGTGCTGAAGATCAGGTTCGCAGGCTGGCGCGCCTGACGCAAAAAGCCGGTCTCGATGGTGTGGTCTGCTCGGCCCGTGAGTCCAGTATGCTTAAGGCTGAACTTGGCGCCGATTTCAAACTGGTGACCCCGGGCATTCGTCCGGCGGGCAGTGATGCCGGCGATCAAAAACGCATCATGACCCCGGCTGAAGCGATGGCGGCGGGCTCAGATTATCTGGTCATAGGCCGACCCATTACTCAAGCGGCCGATCCTTTGGCGACACTGCAGGCGATACATCAATCGCTGGCATAA
- a CDS encoding pyridoxal phosphate-dependent aminotransferase, protein MRPIIKSNKLDSVCYDIRGPVHKEARRLEDEGHRILKLNIGNPAPFGFEAPEEIVRDVILNLPSAQGYCESKGLFSARKAIVQHYQSQGIFGVDIEDIYIGNGVSELIVMAMQGLLNTDDEVLVPSPDYPLWTAAVNLAGGKASHYRCDEAADWFPDLEDIKSKIGPRTRGIVIINPNNPTGAVYSRELLLEIVELCRQHSIILFADEIYDKILYDGAVHIPACSLSDDILTVTFNGLSKAYRAAGFRVGWMMLSGNLKAARSYIEGLEMLSSMRLCANVPNQHAIQTALGGYQSINELTAIDGRLTQQRDICYELLNQIPGVSVVKPKGAMYAFPRLDSKRFGLRDDERLVLDLLKEKKILLVQGTAFNWPEPDHLRVVFLPHKEDLQRALLAFGDFLEYYRQ, encoded by the coding sequence ATGCGGCCAATCATCAAATCCAATAAGCTCGACAGTGTTTGTTACGATATTCGAGGACCGGTACATAAAGAAGCGCGTCGGTTGGAGGATGAAGGCCATCGTATTCTTAAGCTCAATATAGGTAACCCGGCCCCCTTTGGCTTTGAAGCCCCGGAAGAGATAGTTCGTGACGTTATCCTCAACCTGCCATCGGCCCAAGGGTATTGTGAGTCCAAAGGTTTGTTCTCTGCCCGCAAGGCGATAGTGCAGCATTACCAGTCCCAGGGGATCTTCGGTGTCGATATTGAAGATATCTATATAGGTAATGGTGTTTCCGAATTGATAGTGATGGCCATGCAGGGGCTACTCAATACCGACGATGAGGTGTTGGTTCCCTCCCCTGACTATCCACTGTGGACCGCAGCGGTTAACCTAGCCGGCGGCAAGGCGAGCCACTATCGCTGCGATGAAGCGGCCGACTGGTTTCCCGATCTTGAGGATATCAAGAGCAAGATTGGCCCAAGAACCCGCGGAATTGTGATCATCAACCCCAACAATCCAACCGGTGCCGTATACAGTCGCGAGCTGTTGCTGGAGATTGTTGAGCTGTGCCGGCAGCACTCCATCATACTGTTTGCCGATGAGATCTATGACAAAATTCTTTACGATGGCGCTGTGCATATCCCAGCCTGTAGTCTGTCGGATGATATTCTTACCGTGACGTTTAATGGCCTTTCCAAAGCCTATAGAGCCGCCGGTTTCCGGGTCGGTTGGATGATGTTGTCCGGCAATCTCAAGGCGGCGCGCAGCTATATTGAAGGGCTGGAGATGCTCTCCTCTATGCGCCTTTGCGCCAACGTGCCCAATCAGCATGCGATTCAAACCGCATTGGGGGGGTATCAGAGTATTAATGAGCTTACCGCCATCGATGGCCGCCTGACTCAGCAGCGGGATATCTGTTATGAGCTGCTCAATCAAATTCCCGGCGTGAGCGTGGTGAAACCCAAGGGCGCCATGTATGCATTTCCCCGCCTCGACAGCAAGCGTTTCGGTCTCAGGGACGATGAGCGCCTGGTGCTGGATCTACTGAAAGAGAAGAAAATTCTCTTGGTACAGGGTACCGCCTTTAACTGGCCGGAGCCGGATCACCTGCGAGTGGTGTTCCTGCCTCATAAGGAAGACTTACAGCGGGCCCTGCTCGCCTTCGGTGACTTCCTCGAGTACTACCGCCAATAA